From Arcobacter sp. CECT 8983, the proteins below share one genomic window:
- a CDS encoding ATP-binding protein: MRLSLSWKWVIASLLIESLMLTLMVIKNVEQLEDNLSTQTNIRLDEQKILLRSALVAPLVQMDYATINAILKETKKISTIDYLVVVDNQNNCISTIGWSDCSNLPQKEINPFSEDSLKDERFDTHIPISLFSQSLGKVYLGLSTKFYIQAKKEMITRSIIIALIELILSAILLITVSKWIIKNLVKLTQSADAIAHGDYSQRINLGDSKETFELQESFNLMAKNIEKNIIDLKHLNKKEKKLFDKLKSQIEKNHEQDILLKHQSRMAIIGEMLNNIAHQWRQPLNAITVQMSSLKLRKELNLIEENEIERTSDSVMKYANYLSNTIDDFRDYISDDSSKREYFSIETSLNKALDIVLASLKNNHIELNIIKADSDLIVDGVINELNQVFINIFNNSKDILNENNIEEKVIEVRFLKEDDKIIITIQDNAGGINDDIIDKIFDPYFTTKHKSQGTGIGLYMSAKIIKEHFSGEILVKNENITFNEKTYVGAKFFIILPI; encoded by the coding sequence ATGAGATTATCTCTATCTTGGAAATGGGTAATTGCTAGTTTATTAATTGAGAGTTTAATGCTCACACTTATGGTAATAAAAAATGTAGAACAACTAGAAGATAACCTATCCACTCAAACAAATATAAGATTAGATGAACAAAAAATATTATTAAGAAGTGCCTTAGTAGCACCTCTTGTTCAAATGGATTATGCAACAATTAATGCAATCCTAAAAGAGACTAAAAAAATCTCAACAATTGATTATTTAGTTGTTGTTGATAATCAAAATAATTGTATCTCTACTATAGGATGGAGTGATTGTTCAAATTTACCACAAAAAGAGATAAATCCTTTTAGTGAAGATTCACTAAAAGATGAAAGATTTGATACACATATTCCAATAAGCTTATTTTCTCAATCTTTAGGTAAAGTTTATTTAGGTCTTTCCACGAAATTTTATATTCAAGCAAAAAAAGAGATGATTACTAGAAGCATTATTATTGCATTAATAGAACTAATCTTATCGGCAATTTTACTTATAACTGTAAGTAAATGGATTATTAAAAACTTAGTCAAACTTACCCAAAGTGCAGATGCAATTGCCCATGGAGACTATTCTCAAAGAATAAATCTAGGAGATAGTAAAGAAACTTTCGAATTACAAGAATCTTTTAATCTTATGGCAAAAAATATAGAAAAAAATATAATAGATTTAAAACATCTAAATAAAAAAGAAAAGAAGTTATTTGATAAATTAAAATCTCAAATAGAAAAAAATCATGAACAAGATATTCTTTTAAAACATCAATCAAGAATGGCAATAATTGGAGAAATGCTTAATAATATTGCTCACCAATGGAGACAACCTTTAAATGCTATTACTGTTCAAATGAGTAGTTTAAAACTAAGAAAAGAGTTAAATCTTATAGAAGAAAATGAGATAGAAAGAACCTCAGATAGTGTAATGAAATATGCAAACTACTTAAGTAATACAATTGATGATTTTAGAGATTATATAAGTGATGATAGTAGTAAAAGAGAATATTTTAGTATTGAAACTTCCCTAAATAAAGCTCTTGATATAGTCTTGGCATCTTTAAAAAATAATCATATTGAACTAAATATAATTAAAGCTGATAGTGACTTAATAGTAGATGGTGTAATAAATGAATTAAATCAAGTTTTTATAAATATTTTTAACAATTCAAAAGATATCTTAAATGAAAATAATATTGAAGAAAAAGTAATAGAAGTAAGATTCTTAAAAGAAGATGACAAAATAATTATCACTATACAAGATAATGCAGGTGGCATCAATGATGATATTATTGATAAAATATTTGACCCATATTTTACTACGAAACACAAAAGTCAAGGTACAGGAATAGGTTTATACATGAGTGCAAAGATTATTAAAGAACATTTTTCAGGAGAGATACTTGTAAAAAATGAAAATATAACTTTCAATGAGAAAACTTATGTAGGTGCAAAATTCTTTATAATTTTACCAATATAA
- a CDS encoding YrhK family protein, giving the protein MTFYKKEDELDLEIGNRYIIIQRRYEFIGAFNDLLIAIWFLIGSIFFLNDSLMESGTWLFIVGSAQFLIKPLIKVASLIHVSGIYKEEQENQKN; this is encoded by the coding sequence TTGACTTTTTATAAGAAAGAAGATGAATTAGATTTAGAAATAGGGAATCGATATATTATTATACAACGAAGATATGAATTTATTGGTGCTTTTAATGATTTACTTATTGCAATCTGGTTTTTAATTGGAAGTATTTTCTTTTTGAATGATTCACTTATGGAAAGTGGTACATGGCTGTTTATAGTAGGGAGTGCACAGTTTTTAATAAAACCATTAATAAAAGTAGCAAGTTTAATTCATGTTTCTGGAATATACAAAGAAGAACAAGAAAATCAAAAAAATTAA